From Bradyrhizobium sp. sBnM-33:
GGACATTATCCTGGCCGGCGGTCACCTGCCGGCCAGCGAACTGCACATCCTGTTCGAAGAGGCGGCGCGACGCGGCGTCAAGAAGATGATGGTCAACCATCCGACCTACATCGTCGGCTGCAATGACACCGACATCCGCCAGCTCGTCGCGCGCGGCGTCAAGATGGAGCATTCGATCTGTATGTTCATTGAAGGCAAATCCTTGAAGTACAGCCCGGATGATCTCGCGCACTTGATCGAAGTGGCCGGCGTCGACAACACGATTCTGTCGTCCGATCTCGGACTGCAGGGGTCGCAGCGTCCGGTCGATGGCTTCCGCAGCATCACCCAGATCTTGCTCGATCTCCAGATGCCGAGGCCCGCGATCAGGAAGCTCATCGGCGACAACGCGGCGCGGTTTCTGAACCTGCCGGTGATGCAGTCGACCGCGCAAGACGCCGCTTAGCGGGACAAGCGCAAAGACTGCGAAAAGCGGCGTGGGCCCAGGGGAGGAAGTCAGCATGAAACGGGTAGATCGCGACGGTGACGCGCTGATGGACCTCAGCATGTCGCGAGTCATGCCATTCATGGTGGCATTACTGTTCATGGGAGCAAGCCACACCGCCTTCGCGGAAGAGCAGCGCAAGCCGCCGAAGCCGCCGATCATCTTGGAATCGACGGGCGCGTATGAAGTGGGCGGCAAGGTCGTTGCCAAGCCCGGCGATCCCGGCCAGACGCTCTCCTGCGACCATGGTTACATCGAGTACTTCATCCCCGCGAAAAGGCGCAGCGTCGGCCTGATCATGTGGCACAGCTCCAGCACCAAAGTGTGGGAGAACCGCTGGGACGGCGGCGAAGGGTACAAGAGCATCTTCCTGCGCAAGGGCTATCCTGTTTACTTGTGGGACGGCCCGCGCGTCGGCCGCGCGAACTGGAGTTGCGAGCCGATCACCTACACGCCGGATTATTTCGATCAGCGCAACTTTGCCGCCTGGCGTTTCGGTCTGACCTATCTCAGTTGGCATCCGGGCCTGCAGTTTCCGACGGCCGACAAGGAAGCCTGGAATCAGGCGACGCGCGCCCGTTACGACGAGTTCGATACGCTCGAGAATGCAGTGTTGCAGGCGGAGGCCGGCGGCCAGGCGATCGACAAGATCGGTCCCGTCGTTGCCGTCACCAATTCCGCGGGCGGCTGGCGCGCGCTGTTGTCGGCGCTGAAGGCAAAGAGCGACAACATGAAGGGCATTGTCGCCTACGAAACACCAGGCTTCGTCTTCCCGGTGGGCGAGGGGCCCGAGCCGAAGCCGGATGCGCCGTACGGCCCTAATTCCGTGCCCCTCGTCGAGTTCAAGAAGCTGACCAGGTTTCCGATCCAGATGGTGTTCGGCGATTACACCGACACGCGTCCGATCTGGGTCACCTCGGTCAAGATGGCGCGGACCTTCTGCGATATCGTCAATCGTCACGGCGGAGATTGCGAGGTCTTGCTGCTGCCCGATGCGGGGCTGCATGGCAACACGCACATCGCCTTTGCCGATCTCAACAACGAAGCCGTTGCGGACGAACTATCCAAATGGCTGGTCCGCAAGGGCCTGGACAAGTTTGCCGGAGAATAAGCGCTGGTGCCACGCGGGACCTGCGCACAGCTGGGGAGGAAACATGCGCCTGCTCTCTTTCGGCCTCATTGGCCTTGCACTTGCCATTGCGCCATGTCACCGCGCCGCGGCCCAGGAGTGGCCGAACCGACCGGTCACCATGATCGTGCCGTTCCCGGCCGGCGCTGCCGTTGACACGCTGGCGCGCGCCGTGGCCCACACGTTGAGCGAAGATTTCGGCAAGCAGTTCATCGTCGAAAACCGTGCGGGGGCGGGCGGTAATCTCGGTGGGGCGGCGGTCGCCAAAGCGGCGGCAGACGGCCATACATGGCTGTTCGGGACGCCGGCGCCGATCGCGCTCAATAAGTTCATGTACAAGGGCCTGGCTTACGATTCGGAGCGAGACTTCACGCCGGTCATACTCGTCGCCAAGTCTCCAATGATCATTACGGCGACGCGAGACTTTCCAGCGAAGACGCTTCCCGACCTGATCGCGTACGCCAAACAGAATCCGGGCAAGGTCAATGTCGGCCATCCCGGAAACGGCACGCTCGGACACATTACCTCGGCATTGATCCAGCAGTTTGCCGGCGTGGAGATGACACATGTACCTTATCGCGGATCCGCGCCGCTGATCACGGACCTCTTGGGCGGACAAGTGAACGTCGCGATGGATTTCATGCCGACCTATCTGCCACTGGTGGCCGAGCGCAAGGTCCGCGCGCTTGCCGTGACGACAAGTCAGCGCGTGGCGCAACTGCCCGATGTACCGACGGTGCAGGAAGCGGGATTCAAGGGATTCGAGGCGACCGCATGGTACGCGATCGTCGCGCCGACCGGTACACCGCCCGACATCGTTATGAAGGTAAACAAGGCGGTGAACGCCTTCCTGAAGAGCGACAAGGGCAGGACCATCCTCGAACAAAATTCGCTGCACGGCGTCGGCGGCGCGCCGGAAGACCTCAAGGCGTTTATCGATGGCGAACGCGACAAATGGCGCCCCGTGATCGAGGCGGCAAAGATCGCGATGCAGTAAGCGTCACAGGCGGCAGCAGTGGCATCGGCAAGGCGATGGGCATGAAAAGAGAACAATGGAAAAACTGAAACTCTATATCGACGGCGACTGGGTCGATCCGGCCGCGCCGTCAACGCTTGGAATCGTCAATCCTGCAACCGAGGAAACCTTTGCGCGCATCAGCTTGGGTTCAGGGGCCGATGTGGACCGGGCCGCCAAGGCAGCGCGCCGCGCCTTCGCGACCTATGCCGAGACGGGTATCGAAGAACGCCTGTCCTGGCTACAGAAGATCATCGAGGGTTTCAGAACGCGCCTGCCGGAACTGGCGCGGATGATGACGCTCGAAATGGGCGCACCGATCACGTTTGCGACCGAACGTCAGGCCACGGTCGCGCTGTTTCATTTCGAGGAAGCGGCGCGTGTGCTTGCGCAATACAAGTTTGAGGAGCGGATGGGGAACGGGATCATCCGCCGCGAACCGATTGGCGTCTGTGGACTGATCACGCCGTGGAATTGGCCGCTGAACCAGGTTGCCTCCAAAGTCGCGCCGGCGCTCGCAACCGGCTGCACGGTCGTCCTGAAACCCAGCGAGATCGCGCCGCTCAGCGCGATGCTGTTCGCGGAGATCGTCGACGCCGCTGGCGTGCCGGCGGGCGTCTTCAATCTCGTCAACGGCGATGGTCCCATAGTGGGCCAGGCGATCGCCGCCCATCCCGAGATCGACATGGTGTCTTTCACGGGATCCACGGCGGCTGGCGTAAGAGTGGCCAAGCTTGCGGCTGATACGGTCAAGCGCGTTGCGCAAGAGCTCGGCGGCAAGTCGGCCAATATCATCCTTGCCGATGCCGATCTGAAAGCGGCTGTGATGCAGGGCGTTCACGCCTGTTACACCAACGGCGGCCAGAACTGCCAATCTCCCACGCGCATGCTGATTCCGCGCGCGCAGCGGGACGCGGCATTCGAGGCGGCGCGCGAGGCGGTCGACAGCATTCGACCCGGAGACCCGCTCGACCCCGCATCCACCATGGGGCCGCTGGTGAGTCAGACGCAGTTTCAGAAAGTTCAGGACCTTATTCAATCCGGCATCGATGAGGGGGCGACGCTGGTGGCCGGCGGAACGGGTCGGCCTGCGGAAATCAACCGCGGATACTATGTTCGCCCGACCGTCTTCGGGGATGTGACGCCGCAAATGAGGATTGCGCGTGAGGAAATCTTCGGCCCCGTGCTGTCAATCATGAGCTATGATAGCGAGGATGAGGCAATCGAAATCGCCAATGACACGCCGTTCGGTTTGGCAGGCTTCGTGCAGTCTAGGGATGTGGACCGCGCTCGCGCCGTCGCCAACCGTATCCGCGCAGGGCGCGTTTACCTCAACGGTGCTCCTTTCGACCGCAGCCTGCCGTTTGGCGGCTACAAGCAGTCCGGCAATGGGCGCGAATTCGGAATCTTCGGGTTTGAAGAATATCTCGAGGTGAAGGCGATACTCGGCCCCTGAGATCGGTGGGAGCACCGTACGATGGTCGAGCAAGGGACATTATCATATCACTTGGCGGATAGCCGCCCGACGTCCGCGTCAGGCGTGCTTGTCGAGGCGGCGCTTGAGCAGGGTCAAGTGTTGCAGCAGGTCCGATTGCGCGACGGGTGACAGCTCGCCGATCAGGGCGATCACCCATTCCTCGTGCCGGCGTGCCATCCGGCCGAATTCCTTTGCGCCTTCCTGCGAGAGGCGCAGGCGGAAGGTGCGGCGGTCTTCGGAATCGACTTCTCGATGGATAAAGCCGTCGGCTTCCAGCTTCTGAACGAGCGCGGTGATGGCGCCGTTCGAGACCATCAAGAGCTCGGAGACTTCGGACATGGTCGCGCCTGCAGGTTTGCGTGCGAGCTGTGCCAAAAGGTCGAAGCGAGCCAGCGTGGTGTTGAACTCCTTGCGCAGCCGGGCATTTAGCGCCTTCTCGATCCGGGTAGAGCAGGAAAGCAGCCGTAGCCAAATGCGCAATTCGAGATGCGCGCCGTCGGATTCGTGCCCTGGCTCGACCGGCTGCATGCGCGCGCCCTTGGGGGATCGAGCCTTTCGTTTGACCGTGGCGTCCATGGCTGGCATCTCACCCCGAGCTAGATGGAAATCGACCCGATGCTGGCTCCGCCGCAGACGTAAAGCGTCTGTCCGGTGATGAAGTCGGCATCCGGTGAACTGAAGAAACTGACCGCGCGGGCGACGTCGGTGGATTTGCCGAGCCGGCCGAGCGGAATTGATTGCGCCAATTTTTTCGCGCGTTCGGATTCCGGAGACATCACGCTCTCGAACATCTCGGTATCGCCGATCGGGCCCGGCGCGACGACGTTGACGGTGATCCCGAACGGAGCGAGCTCGAGTGCCCAGGTCCGCGCCATGCCGATGATGCCGGCCTTGGTGGCCGAATAGACCGTGCGGGTGGCGGCGCCGAGCGCGGCGCGGGAGGACAGTAGCACGATGCGGCCAAAACGGGCTTGCTTCATGTTCGGCAGTGCCGCCTGCACCAGCGCGATTCCCGCGCCGAAATGGAGCTGTGCCAAGGCGCCGACGTCCTCGTCATCGACCTCTTCCAGCGGCTTTGCGCGAATCGCGCCGGCATTGTGCACGACATGAGTGATAGCAACCTTGACGGCGATTTCTGCCGCCGCCTGGCGTGTCGCAGCCGCATCGAGCAGGTCGACCTCGCGAGAGGAGAGTTTTGGATGGCTCCAGTCCGGCTTGCGCCGCGACAGCGAGATCACGTCATATCCTTCCGCAAGGAGGCCGCGCGCGATCGCAGCGCCAATGCCGGTGTTACCGCCGCTCACGATCGCCGTGTGATGGGACACGTTCATCCTTCCTCACATGAAGAGCTGGATGTTGCCGAAGGCAGCATCGCAATTGATCAGGTCGACGCGCTTGAGCTTGATTTTCAGCCTGCCGTTCTCGACGCTGAGATGATGCGTAGCCCACGCTGCAAAGAGTGTCTGCTCGTCCATCCGGGTCTCGATATAGTGCATCGGGGTCCAGGTGACATAACTGTTGGCGGTGGGATCGCGCGAATCGACCTGCGGCGTCTGCAGCACATGATGGCAGCGGCTCTTCGGCTTCTGGCTGAACGTCCGCGCGCCCTTGAGCCGTTCGACCCGGATCGAGAGCAAGAGCTTGTCCTCATACATCAGCGAGCAGGTCAGCCGCGGATCGGTTTGATTCCATTCCAGCGGCATCCAGTAGAAAGCGTCGTTGGCGTAGAGATCGAGCCATTCGTCGAAGCGCTGCTGATCGATCAGCCGCGCCTCGCGGACGACGAAGTCAATCAGTTCCTGATCGGTGGGAGTCGCATTCTTGAGGGGAGCCTCGGCGAGCATGCTCATGTCACATCCCCATCGTCATGAACTTGGTCCAGGCCCGGAACTGGTGACGCATCGGCCACTCGCTGGTGCCGTTGACCGCCACGTTGGTCTGCCCGGCTTCGTCGGGGCTGTAGAGGCGCTGGAGGTTCACCCACTCGTTACCGTTCGAGTGCAGGCCCTCCTGAGCGCGTTCATACATTTCGAGGTCGTCATGGCCGACGATCGAGGTTGGCGCATTGATGAGCCGGTTGTACATCAGCGTGCGCTCGAGCAGCATGTCGGGCGCATCGACGAGCTGGAACGTCCAGGATTCGACCAGCGTCTTGTTGGCCGCGATCGGCTTGAAGTGCCGCAACAACTGAATCGGACCCTTGATCATGATGTTGGGGAAGTAGACCGTGTTGTGCCGGTTTTCGCCGAGGATCGCCTTGGCGCGGTCCTCGCCATAGGCGGCCGTCATCTTCTCGAAATAGCCCGGCACCGCCGAATAATCAGAATGGATCGAATGGTGCACGCCGGTGTGGCCATGCCCATTGTCCCAGATCCGGATGCCCATGTTCTCGAAGAACTCGTAGGGGCTCATGAAAGGGGCGATGATCTCGACCGCCATCGGTTTCTTGGTGCCGGGCGGCGCCTTCTTCCAGACCTCGACCACGGTCCCCGCGGAGGACTCGTGCGCTACCATCGGATGGCAGGTGTCGGTCTGGTTTTCCACCAGCATCTTCCAATTGCAATTGTGCATGTAACGCAGCACGCCGCCGGCAACCTTGAGCTGACCGACCGGTGAGCGGTCGATCATGTTGTCGAAGCTCGATAGGCTCTCGCCGAAGAACTCCTCGAAATCGAGGCCGCCGTCATTGATCTTGGCGAACACGAAGCCGCGGTAGTTGCGGACATGGCGCACCGGCGCCATGCCGCTCGCCGCATGGCTCTGTTCGAAGCCGGTGTTCTCGTAGCCCTTCTTCAGGGGAATCGCGAGCAGCGAGCCGTCGGTCCTGAAGCTCCAGGCATGATAGGGGCAGCGGAAGAACTTTCCGGCATTGCCGCAGGTCTCTGACGTGATGCGCGTGCCCTTATGCGGGCAGCGATTGTGCAGCACTTTTACCGTCCCGTCGGTGTGGCGGACCAGCAGGACAGGTTGCGTGCCGATTGTGGTGCCAAAATAGTCGCCGGGATTGGGCACCTGGCTGTCATGGCCGACATAGACCCAGCTATTCGGGAACATATGCTCCATCTCGAGCTGGAACACTTCCTCGCTGACATAGACGTCGCGGTGAACCTCCTGGTCGCGGACCAGGGCGCGAATTGCCGCGACGTTGCCGGCATATCGGGTCATGCGTTCCTCCTTCACAGGTCGAGCACGAGTCGCTTGGTTTTTGCGCGCGAAATGCAGATCTGCATCACCTTGTTCGAGGCCTTCTCGCTTTCACTCAAGATGTAGTCGCGATGATCGGGAATGCCCGCGATCACCGTGGTTTGGCAGATGCCGCAATCGCCGCGCTTGCAGTCATGCATTGGGTCTTCGCCGGCCTCGAGCAGCACGTCGAGGATGGTCTTGCCGGCGGGAATGTCATAGACGCGCCCGCTGCTCTTGAGTTCGACCTCGAAAGCGGAGTCCCCGGACTTCTCTTCGGGCGCAGTGAAGATTTCGAAATGCAGCCGCCCTTGCGGCCAGTTCATCCGCTTCGCCAGCGCGATGGCTGCTTCGATCATCGGCAGCGGTCCGCAGAGATACAGCGGCACGTCAGGTGCGAGCCGGCTCATCAAGCCCTCAAGGTCGAAGAAGCAACCGGCTTCGTCGTCGGTGTGGATGGTCGCGCTTTCGCTGGCCAGCCGCTCGATTTCGCCGAGAAAGGCGAGTTCGCTACGGCTGCGGCCGGCATAATAGAACGAGAACGGCCGCTTCGCCGCGTTCAATTCACAGGCCATTGTGAGCAGCGGCGTCACGCCGATGCCGCCCGCGACAAGTGCGACTTCTCCCGCACCCGCGCCGAGCGGAAAATTGTTCGCTGGCGGCGAGATTATCAGGCGATCGCCGGTCTTGAGGCCATGCATAAAGCTGGAGCCGCCGTGGCTCTTGCTTTCCTGCAACACGGCGATGCGATAGGCGGTCGGATGTTCGGCCGCGCGCGGCGACGCCGTTTCGATCAGCGAATAGGAGCGACGGCCGACATCAGGCAGGTGGACGTCGATATGAGCGCCCGCGGCCCAGCCCGGCATCGGCGCGCCGTTGGCGCGCGCAAGCACGAATTCGCGAATGCGCGGCGTGAGCGCCTCGGCCTTCGACACCACCACTTCGAATCGATCCATCCTCAGACGTCCTCGAATAACGTCTCGACGGTGCGCAACGCGCCGTCGAGCTCAGTGCCATCGGCGTCCTTCAGCGCCACCTTGGTCAGCCGTTGCACCCATTCGGCGGCGTCGCGGCGGCCGGCCAGACGCTCGGACGCAAGCATGACCTTGTCGAACTTCGATTCACCGCGCGAATGCGTGTCCGAATAGCCGCCGACGAGACGGCGGGCCTCGCACACGGCGGTTGCAAGCGCCGGGTCGCTGGCAGCGATTTTTCGGATGCGTTGCGCCCATTCTTCGAGATGGCGCATCTCGCGCGCGTGCCGCAGTGTGCCACGACGGAAGCGCCGTAGGCCCGCAACACAGTACAGCAGCAAGAACGACGACGGCGCGGTGGTGCGCAGTTTACGTCCACGATCGATCAGCCGCGCAAGCACCTCGCTGCGCTCGACCTTCTCGCCGAGCCAGGGCGGCAAGAGGCCCGCCATTTCCTCGATTCGCGGATGGAAGAATTCGGTGATCGCGAGAACCTGGTCATTGCCGGCGCGGACTTCGCGGCGGACCCGCTCGAATCGCCCCGCGCGCGTCTTGAGATCGGCCACGCGAATGACATCGTCATAGGCCATCGCGACCGCGAGATATTTTGCAAAAGCCTGCAGCAGACCGGTCGCCTCGCGCGGCATTGCTTCCAGCCGGTCGAGATATTCGCTGCCATATGCGACGTCTTGATAATCGACTACGCGCTGCAGGCCGGCGGCGACGATGCCGTGCACCTCCGGTGGCAACTGCCGTGCCCGCGCGACCAGCGCGTCGTAGCCGGGCTGGCCGATCGGTTCGAGACGTGGAAAGCGTTTTGCGAGTGGCGGCTTCGCCACAGGCTTGATCTTGGGATCCTGCTTGAGCATGGCGGCGGCGCGCTCGCGACCGGCGGCGAAGGCGCGCAGGCTGGCATCGACGCCGACTCCCGCCGCGCGTATCGTTTCCTCAAAATCTTCGACAGTGAAGGGCAGGGCGCCGGAGCCGGCGAGTGCGCCGAACAGCACCGAGGAGACCACGCTGCCGGTGGCGTCGGCGATCTCGGCCATGTCGAACGCGATGAAGCGATTGGCAGCGACGTTTGCCGCATCATAGACCTGCGCCGCGTCGGCGGTGCCATCGCCAGGCGCGGTCTTCTCGATCACCGCCAGCGAGCGATGGGAGGAGCCGATCAACAGCGTGCGATCAGGTGAGACCAATCCGCGCAGAATGGCGCGGCCGGCCTCCATTAATTCGGCGCCGATCACGATATCGACTTTGCCGGGCGCCGGCATCAGCGACAGCACGGGGTGGCGATCGGGCTTATCCGTGTCGGGCGCGATCATCTCTATGTAATAGATCGTGGCGCCGGTACGCTGGGCAACGCCGGGCACCGATGTCGATTGAGCGAACCAGCCGCGCCGCTCCGCCAGTGCCACAATCCAGTCGACCAGCACGCCGCCGCCCTGACCGCCCATCGCGAGCACCGCCACGGTGATCGGGCGGGCCTGACTGAGCGCGATGGAGGAGGGCGCGACTGAGACGTTCATGCCGCCTCCTGCTCGAACATGATACGTCGTCCCGCCCGCCAGCGCTGCAACGCGCCGATCATCCGCTGCCAGAAGCGGTCGAGCCGCGCTTCGAACGCCGTCGGATTAGAAACGATGTCAGCGCGGTAGAACGAGGGACACAAGACAGCCGCGTCCGCGACCTCGCCGCAATGGCCGCAGCCGACGCAACTATTGTCGACGGCGGCGACCGGATTGTCCTTGAGAGGATCGCTGGTCGGCTTCACCGACAGCGAGGGGCAGCCGGACAGGCGGATGCAGGCGTGGTCGCCGGAACAGACGTCTTCATCCACGCCGAAGCGCTCGCGCACGATGCGCTCGCCGCGCTTGGCGGCGGCCGCCAGCATCGGCTTCACGCGCCGCTGCTTGTTCAGCATGCATTCCGACGAGGCGACGATGATCTTCGGGCCCTTCTCCTCCGTCGTCAGCGCCTCGCGCAGCGTATCGCGCATGCGCGTGACGTCGTAAGTGCGATCGATCTGGCGTACCCATTTGGCGCCGACGCCCTTCGCCGCCTCGACGATCGGATGCTTGGTCGAACGCGAACGGTTGTCGGCGCGCGAGGACGGGATGTCCTGGCCGCCGGTCGCGGCGGAATAGTAATTGTCGACCACGACGATCACGCCGTCGTGCTGGTTGAAGACGGCGTTGCCGACGCCGCTGGTCAGTCCGTTATGCCAGAAGCCACCGTCGCCCATCATCGAGATCGGCCGCTTGCCCGCCGGCACGTTGAAGGCGGAGGCCGAGGCCGGGCCGAGCCCATAGCCCATGGTGGTGGCGCCGATATTGAACGGCGGCAGAATCGAAAACAAATGGCAGCCGATATCGGCGGCGACATGATGCGGGCCGAGTTCCTTTTCCACCAGCTTCATCGCGGAAAAGATCGGCCGCTCCGGACAGCCGGTGCAAAAACCGGGCGGGCGCGGCGGCACCACGTCGGCCAACGCGCGGATCTTGTCGTCAACTTCGACACGGTCGATGTTCGGTGCGCGTGCGGCATCCGGCAGCGCATCCGGGCGCCAGCGGCGGATGAAGGCGCCGATCGCATCGCCCGTGATCTGCGCGGTGTACTCGCCGGCCATCGGGAGCAGGTCCTTGCCGTGCAGCTTCGCTGGAATGTCGGCGTTGCGCAGGATCTTGTGCAGCGCCTGCTCGATGAACTCGGGCTGGCCTTCCTCGACCATCAGCACCGCCTTCTTGGTGCGGCAGAAGTCGATCACCTCGCGGTCGACGATCGGGTAGGTCACATTCATCACGTAGAGCGGCACGCGTGTCTCGCCCCAGATATCGGCAAGGCCGGCCTCGCGCAGCGCGGTGATGACACCGTTATACATGCCGCCCTGCATGATGATGCCGATATCGTCGATGTCGCCGTCGAAGGTCTCGTTCATGCCGCGGGCGTGGATGAATTCAACCGCGGCGGGCCAGCGATGCTCGACCTTCTCCTTTTCGTGCAGGAAAGAAGCCGGCGGCAGCACGATCCGGTTGGTGTCGCGCGACGGCTGGTCCAACGCGCGGGCCAGCGGAAACGCGGGGCGGACATTGTCGCGGGTCGCGAAGCGGCCATGCACATGGCAGGCGCGTATCCGTACCTCCAGCATGACGGGCGTATTCGACGCCTCTGATAGCTCGAAGGAATCGTGCACGGCCTTGACGATCGATGCCACGTTGGGCCGCGGATCCACCAGCCAGAGCTGCGACTTCATTGCGAACGCATGCGAACGCTCCTGCATGATGGAGGAGCCTTCGCCGTAATCCTCGCCGATGATGATCAGCGCGCCGCCGGTCACGCCGCCCGAGGAGAGGTTGGCGAGCGCGTCGGACGCGACGTTGATGCCGACCGGCGCCTTGAAGGTGACCGCGCCACGCACCGGATACATCACCGAGGCGGCCAGCGTCGCCGCGGCGGTGGCCTCGCTGGCGCTGGATTCGAAGTGCACGCCGAGGTCGGAGAGAATATCCTGCGCGTCCGACAGCACGTCCATCAGGTGCGAGATCGGCGCGCCCTGGTAGCCGGCGACATAACTGACGCCACATTCGAGCAGTGCTTTGGTAATGGCGAGGATACCTTCGCCGCGAAATTCCTGGCCGGCGCCGAGCTTCAGGTCCTCCACCTCGCGCGCGAAAGAGCGTTCTGCCATGCTCGCCTCCTGAGGGCTCGCCCGGAACTCCGGATGATCGAATATAATTTTAGACATCAAACAAAAATGATGTCAATCGGACCCGCAAGTTCTGAGGCCGCAAAACGCTTCACGCGCATTATGAGTGCGGCTCTAGCCTGTTTCATGGACTTCGTGCACGCGCGCCGAGCTTCCGATCGGCGGCCGGTTCGCTTGACAGGATATTTTAGCCATGAAACATTATTGAGACGCGCGTTGCTCTTGGCGGCGTGCGCAAAACTGGCCTTTGCGGGAGACTGATATGACCCCGGTTTCGCCATTACGCGGGCCGTCTCGCGAACACCTTGCGTGGCCGTTCTTCGATTCCCGCCACAGCGAATACGCTGCCGCACTCGACGCATTTGCAGCCGATCTTGGCGATACGCACGGCGGTGACGTCGACGAAACCTGCCGTTCGCTGGTACGCAGGCTTGGCGCTGCCGGATTGCTGGAGGCCTCGGTCGCGGGCGATCAGCCCGATGCGGTCATCGATTCCCGGCTGATTTGTCTCGCCCGCGAAACGCTGGCCTGGTACAGCGGGCTCGCCGATTTCGCTTTCGCGATGCAGGGACTTGGCACCGGCGCAGTGGCGATTGCCGGTTCTCCCAAAATGCGCGCGCTGGTGCTGCCGAAGGCGCGGCGTGGCGAATGGATTGCCGCCTTTGCCTTGTCGGAGAAGGAGGCCGGTTCCGATGTTGCCGCCATGGCCTGCAACGCCCGGCTTGAAGGCGATCACTACATCCTGGACGGCGAGAAGACCTGGATTTCCAACGGCGGCATTGCCGACGTCTATACGCTGTTTGCGCGAACCGGCGAGGCACCGGGCGCGCGGGGCATTTCGGCTTTTCTGGTGCTGCCGGACGATCCCGGTTTTTCGATTGCCGATCGCATCGATGTGATGGCGCCGCACCCGCTGGCGACGCTGCGTTTCGAGGGCTGCCGGATTCCGGCGGCGCGGCTGTTGGGTTCGCCGGGTGAAGGTTTCAAGATTGCGATGCGCACCCTCGATATCTTCCGCGCATCTGTTGCCGCCGCCGCGCTGGGTTTTGCCCGCCGCGCGCTC
This genomic window contains:
- a CDS encoding indolepyruvate oxidoreductase subunit beta family protein; translated protein: MNVSVAPSSIALSQARPITVAVLAMGGQGGGVLVDWIVALAERRGWFAQSTSVPGVAQRTGATIYYIEMIAPDTDKPDRHPVLSLMPAPGKVDIVIGAELMEAGRAILRGLVSPDRTLLIGSSHRSLAVIEKTAPGDGTADAAQVYDAANVAANRFIAFDMAEIADATGSVVSSVLFGALAGSGALPFTVEDFEETIRAAGVGVDASLRAFAAGRERAAAMLKQDPKIKPVAKPPLAKRFPRLEPIGQPGYDALVARARQLPPEVHGIVAAGLQRVVDYQDVAYGSEYLDRLEAMPREATGLLQAFAKYLAVAMAYDDVIRVADLKTRAGRFERVRREVRAGNDQVLAITEFFHPRIEEMAGLLPPWLGEKVERSEVLARLIDRGRKLRTTAPSSFLLLYCVAGLRRFRRGTLRHAREMRHLEEWAQRIRKIAASDPALATAVCEARRLVGGYSDTHSRGESKFDKVMLASERLAGRRDAAEWVQRLTKVALKDADGTELDGALRTVETLFEDV
- a CDS encoding indolepyruvate ferredoxin oxidoreductase subunit alpha, which translates into the protein MAERSFAREVEDLKLGAGQEFRGEGILAITKALLECGVSYVAGYQGAPISHLMDVLSDAQDILSDLGVHFESSASEATAAATLAASVMYPVRGAVTFKAPVGINVASDALANLSSGGVTGGALIIIGEDYGEGSSIMQERSHAFAMKSQLWLVDPRPNVASIVKAVHDSFELSEASNTPVMLEVRIRACHVHGRFATRDNVRPAFPLARALDQPSRDTNRIVLPPASFLHEKEKVEHRWPAAVEFIHARGMNETFDGDIDDIGIIMQGGMYNGVITALREAGLADIWGETRVPLYVMNVTYPIVDREVIDFCRTKKAVLMVEEGQPEFIEQALHKILRNADIPAKLHGKDLLPMAGEYTAQITGDAIGAFIRRWRPDALPDAARAPNIDRVEVDDKIRALADVVPPRPPGFCTGCPERPIFSAMKLVEKELGPHHVAADIGCHLFSILPPFNIGATTMGYGLGPASASAFNVPAGKRPISMMGDGGFWHNGLTSGVGNAVFNQHDGVIVVVDNYYSAATGGQDIPSSRADNRSRSTKHPIVEAAKGVGAKWVRQIDRTYDVTRMRDTLREALTTEEKGPKIIVASSECMLNKQRRVKPMLAAAAKRGERIVRERFGVDEDVCSGDHACIRLSGCPSLSVKPTSDPLKDNPVAAVDNSCVGCGHCGEVADAAVLCPSFYRADIVSNPTAFEARLDRFWQRMIGALQRWRAGRRIMFEQEAA
- a CDS encoding acyl-CoA dehydrogenase family protein, with product MTPVSPLRGPSREHLAWPFFDSRHSEYAAALDAFAADLGDTHGGDVDETCRSLVRRLGAAGLLEASVAGDQPDAVIDSRLICLARETLAWYSGLADFAFAMQGLGTGAVAIAGSPKMRALVLPKARRGEWIAAFALSEKEAGSDVAAMACNARLEGDHYILDGEKTWISNGGIADVYTLFARTGEAPGARGISAFLVLPDDPGFSIADRIDVMAPHPLATLRFEGCRIPAARLLGSPGEGFKIAMRTLDIFRASVAAAALGFARRALDEAVAHALSRRMFGGVLGDQQLTQAALGDMAAGVDASALLTYRAAWRRDVQKASTTREAAMAKMVATETAQAVIDRAVQMFGGRGVRSGEVVEQLYREIRALRIYEGATEVQKLIIGRDVLKAV